The sequence ACAGCTCGCGCGCCCGCTCCCGCGCGGGCTCCAGCTCCACGTCCGGGGACAGCCCCAGCACCGCGTAGTGGGTGCCCTCCCCGGCCAGCTGCCCGTGCCACATCGTCAGCACGCGCTCGGCCTCGGCGTCGTCGGGCAGCTCCCGGGGCGCGGGGGGCGGCGAGGCCGGGGTGCCAGCCAGGTGCTGCTCCACGCGGGCCTTCAGCGCGGTGGACGGCGCGACGAACTGCACGCCGAAGCCCGGGCGCATGCTCCAGGCCTGGGCCTGCTCCGGGGAGACGTGGCGCACCACCTCGCACGTGACGGACTGCGGCCCCGAGGCCAGCGGCAGCACCACCTGGACCTGGGCGAACAGCGGGGGCAGCTCCCCCGTCGCGTGCAGGAACACGCCGCCCCGCGACAGGTCGGACCCCGTGAAGGCCCGGGGCTGCGCGCCCGGCTGCAGCACCACCTGCACGGGCAGCGGGAGCGTCTTGCCCCCCGACGCGCCCGGCGGGGCCAGCGGCGGTGTGCGCCGGGGCCCCGTGGGGGGAGTTCTTGGAGCCGGGCCTCCTGGCGCGGGACGGGGAGCCCCCACGGCCGCGCGCGGCGGCGGGGTCCGCATGGCGAGGGCCTGCTCCAGCGCGGCGCGCAGGGCGAGCGCGTTCGGGAAGCGCTCCTCCGGAGTCTTGGCCAGCGCGCGCAGCACCACCGCCTCCAGCGCGGACGGCACCGTGGGACAGATGGAGCGCGGGGCGGGCGGCTGCCGCGTCTGGTGCGCCACGAGCTGGGCGGTGAGCCCCTCGTCGGGAAAGGGCAGCCGCCCGGTGAGCAACTGGTAGGCGATGACGCCCACCGCGTACAGGTCCGCGCGGCCGTCCAGGCGCCGGCTCAGAGACTGCTCCGGGGCCATGTACTCCGGCGTCCCCACGATGATGCCCGCCACCGTCTCCGGCATGCTCGCGTCCACCAGCTTCGCGATGCCGAAGTCGAGCACCTTCACGAACGGCATCCCCCGCCCGCGCTTCACCAGGAAGATGTTGTCCGGCTTCAGGTCGCGGTGGACGATGCCCCGCGCGTGCGCCGCATGCAGCGCGTCACACACCTGGGTGAGCATGGGCACCACCGCCCCGGCGGACAGCGGCGTCCCCACCCAGGCCGACAGCGGCGCGCCCTCCAGGAACTCCATGATGAGGTACGGCCGCGGCGCCGAGGCGTTGAGGTCGAAGATGCTGACGATGTTCTCGTGCCCGATGAGGTTCACTGCCCGGGCCTCGGCATGGAAGCGCTGCACCAGCTCCGGGTAGCGCGTCAGGTGTTCATGCAGCACCTTCACCGCCACGCGGCTGCCAATGGACACGTGCTCCGCCAGGTAGACGGACCCCATCCCGCCCCGGCCCACGCGGCGCACCAGCCGGAAGCTCCCCATCTGGGTGCCCACCAGCGGATCCACCTCCTCCACCGCGTTCAGGGGGACCGGTGCCTCCACGGCCCTGGCCGCGCCGCCTCCCGCCTCCCGGACGAGCGTGTCGCACGACGTCCCCTCGCCATGTCCCCGCCCGCACGCTGTGCACGTGCGCTCGTTCCTCGCGACTTCGGCCATACCGCGCCCCCCTGGCCAATTCCCCGCCCAATCTGCACATCCCGGAAGCCCGGCATCCACTGCCGCCAAGGGTGGGTGTCGCAAAGTGAGGAGGGTCCCCAGCCCCTGGGCCGGGGTGACGGTTGGGCGGCGGACTGCGGCGTGTCAGGAAGGTGTCACGCGGATAGGATGCGCGCATGTCCCGCTCGGCCCGACGCATCCCCACCGTGAACCTGTCCCACTACCGCTCCGGCACTCCTGACGAGCGGGCCCGCTTCGTCCAGGTGTTTGGCGACGCACTGAAGGAGTTCGGCTTCGTGACCGTGGAAGGTCACGGGGTCGACGACGCGCTCATCCGCCGCACGTACACGGACGTGGAGCGCTTCTTCCAACTGCCGGAGTCCACCAAGACGCGCTACGCGGTGCCGGAGCGTCCGGGCCAGCGCGGCTTCATGGCGTTCGGCCAGGAGCACGCGAAGAACCGCAAGGTGGGGGACATGAAGGAGTTCTGGCACGTGGGCCGTGAGCTGCCCGCGGGCCACCCCTACCTCGAGGACTACGGCGCCAACGTGTGGCCGGAGGAGGTCCCCACCTTCCGCACGAACACGCTGACGCTCTACCGG comes from Corallococcus macrosporus and encodes:
- a CDS encoding serine/threonine-protein kinase, which codes for MAEVARNERTCTACGRGHGEGTSCDTLVREAGGGAARAVEAPVPLNAVEEVDPLVGTQMGSFRLVRRVGRGGMGSVYLAEHVSIGSRVAVKVLHEHLTRYPELVQRFHAEARAVNLIGHENIVSIFDLNASAPRPYLIMEFLEGAPLSAWVGTPLSAGAVVPMLTQVCDALHAAHARGIVHRDLKPDNIFLVKRGRGMPFVKVLDFGIAKLVDASMPETVAGIIVGTPEYMAPEQSLSRRLDGRADLYAVGVIAYQLLTGRLPFPDEGLTAQLVAHQTRQPPAPRSICPTVPSALEAVVLRALAKTPEERFPNALALRAALEQALAMRTPPPRAAVGAPRPAPGGPAPRTPPTGPRRTPPLAPPGASGGKTLPLPVQVVLQPGAQPRAFTGSDLSRGGVFLHATGELPPLFAQVQVVLPLASGPQSVTCEVVRHVSPEQAQAWSMRPGFGVQFVAPSTALKARVEQHLAGTPASPPPAPRELPDDAEAERVLTMWHGQLAGEGTHYAVLGLSPDVELEPARERARELWTALSALRQRPLSRGQRSRLESMLIRVRDAGDALGMPLRRARYDARLGNARGVARCLEAGLTAAQTDALRREFLAEQPRAVGTARVHFLTGTALERDGQLQRALEAYERGLELDPLEWEYQQRWRVVGRALGARLSGVKNERARFPGEGTGP